The sequence GAATCGTAACCCGCAAGTCGTTTTAGCATCACATTATAATCTGCTTTATCTTTCAATAAAATACCGATAATAACAGGGCCTTGTCCTCTATTTACTTTTTTTGTGTATTCAAATTTCGTAATGTCGTCTTGTGGACCTAGTACAAGGCTAATAAATTCTTTTAATGCACCTGCCCTTTGAGGAAAATTAACAATGAAATAATGTTGTAAACCTTCAAACATCAACGAACGCTCTTCCATTTCCTTCATCCGATTGATGTCATTATTACCACCACTAACAATACAAACCACATTTTTGCCTTCAATTTGTGGTTTTAGTTGTTCCAAGGCTGATACGCTTAGTGCTCCTGCTGGTTCTGCAACAATTGCTAACTTAGTGTACATTTCTAAAATAGTTGTGCACACTTGGCCTTCTGGTACCAAAAAGATATCATCTACAAATTTGCGACAATAACCATAGGTTAGTTTTCCAGCCTCTGCAACAGCAGCGCCATCAACAAATTTATCAATGACAGGTAATTTTACTACTTCGCCAGCGTGAAGTGCTGCATGCATAGAAGCTGCGCCCAAAGGTTCTACACCAATAACCTTTGTATCGGGACTTTTTTTATGGAAATAACTGCCTACTCCTGAAATTAAGCCGCCCCCGCCAATTGTTGCGACAACATAATCCATTTTAACATCTGCATCTTCTAAAATTTCAACGGCAACAGTTCCTTGACCTGCGATGATATCTTCAGAATCAAAGGGTGGAATAAATGTCATTTGATGTGTTTCTGTATAGTCTTTCGCTGCTTTTGAACAGGCATCAAACGTATCGCCGACCAACATAATTTCTATGTATTTCCCTCCAAAAAAGCGTACCTGTGATACTTTTTGATTGGGGGTTGTGGTTGGCATAAAAATAACAGCTTTCATTTGTAGGCGGTCGCATGTATACGCCACACCCTGCGCATGATTTCCAGCACTTGCACAAGTTACGCCAAATTCGCGTTGTTTTTTTGACAAGCGACTAATCGCATAATAGGCACCTCGTAATTTAAATGAACGTACTGTCTGTAAATCTTCGCGCTTTAAATAAACATTACAATTATACTTTTGTGATAAATAAACATCGTGTTCCAATGGTGTATGACGCACAACATCTTTTAAAACAAGATGAGCAGCATCAATTTTTGCGGCTTGTGTGGCTGTATACATACTTTTACCTCCTTACATCATGTTTTTG comes from Brochothrix thermosphacta DSM 20171 = FSL F6-1036 and encodes:
- the ilvA gene encoding threonine ammonia-lyase IlvA; its protein translation is MYTATQAAKIDAAHLVLKDVVRHTPLEHDVYLSQKYNCNVYLKREDLQTVRSFKLRGAYYAISRLSKKQREFGVTCASAGNHAQGVAYTCDRLQMKAVIFMPTTTPNQKVSQVRFFGGKYIEIMLVGDTFDACSKAAKDYTETHQMTFIPPFDSEDIIAGQGTVAVEILEDADVKMDYVVATIGGGGLISGVGSYFHKKSPDTKVIGVEPLGAASMHAALHAGEVVKLPVIDKFVDGAAVAEAGKLTYGYCRKFVDDIFLVPEGQVCTTILEMYTKLAIVAEPAGALSVSALEQLKPQIEGKNVVCIVSGGNNDINRMKEMEERSLMFEGLQHYFIVNFPQRAGALKEFISLVLGPQDDITKFEYTKKVNRGQGPVIIGILLKDKADYNVMLKRLAGYDSNYIPVNDNPMLYTLLV